In a single window of the Arachis hypogaea cultivar Tifrunner chromosome 6, arahy.Tifrunner.gnm2.J5K5, whole genome shotgun sequence genome:
- the LOC114927807 gene encoding uncharacterized protein: protein MNISECVNSVLKGTRNLSVTALVKSTYERLAELFVVQGQTAEVQLGSSQRFCQTLVKAIERNLKNARCFTVTLFDRHQSEYTVAETTPTGNFSLGTYRVSLRDCTCDCGYFQALHYPCCHSIACCAQSRLDWATYVHEVYTMSKVFSVYRMGFLPPIPESLWPPYANPTIIPDPNMRRDREGRLRSTRIHNTMDEADTGRRKRCGLCRQTGHTRRTCPQRGSAPSAEA, encoded by the coding sequence ATGAACATATCCGAGTGTGTTAACTCTGTACTGAAGGGGACACGGAATCTTTCGGTAACTGCACTTGTCAAATCCACATATGAGAGGTTAGCAGAGCTTTTTGTCGTCCAAGGGCAGACAGCAGAGGTGCAGTTGGGATCAAGCCAACGGTTTTGCCAGACCCTGGTCAAGGCGATAGAGCGCAACCTGAAAAATGCGAGGTGCTTCACAGTTACTCTGTTCGACAGACATCAGTCTGAGTATACCGTGGCTGAGACGACTCCTACCGGTAACTTCTCGCTTGGGACGTATCGGGTTTCTCTCAGAGATTGCACTTGTGACTGCGGGTACTTTCAAGCTCTCCATTACCCTTGCTGCCATTCGATTGCATGCTGTGCTCAGTCCCGGTTAGACTGGGCTACGTACGTCCATGAGGTTTATACCATGAGTAAGGTGTTCAGTGTATACCGGATGGGATTTTTGCCCCCTATTCCAGAGAGTCTCTGGCCACCGTACGCCAATCCTACTATCATCCCTGATCCTAACATGAGACGTGACAGAGAAGGGCGACTGAGGTCAACAAGAATCCATAACACCATGGATGAGGCCGACACTGGTCGGCGGAAGCGATGTGGGCTATG